The Candidatus Zixiibacteriota bacterium region GTTTACATGCCGAAGCGGTCGATGATTTCCTGCTTGGTCTTGTGCAAAATATCGAACTTTCGCCCGACTTTGATGAATGCCGCAAGAGCCTTTTCCAGATGATGCATCTCATGCGCCGCCGAAAGCTGAGTCCGAATCCGCGCCTGTCCTTTAGGCACAACCGGGAAGAAAAAGCCGACGGCATAGATACCTTCGGCATACAGCTCTCGGGCAAAGTCCTGAGAGAGCTTGGCGTTGAAGAGCATGACCGGCACAATGGGAGTCTCGCCTTCTTTGATTATCAACCCGGCGTCAGTAAGCCCTTTTCTCCAGAAGGTGGTGTTTCTCTCCAGTTTGTCGCGCCTCTCCGTGGTCTTGCTTATCAGGTCAATCACCGCATTTGCCCCGGAGACCACCACCGGCGGTATGGTATTGGAGAAGAGATAGGGGCGAGCTTTCTGACGACAGAGCTCCACTAATTCCCGTCGGCCTGAAACACAGCCGCCGGATGCCCCACCCAGCGCCTTACCCAGGGTGGTGGTGATAATATCGATTCTGCCCATAACATGGCAGTGCTCGTGAGTGCCCCGACCGGTCTTGCCAATAAAGCCGGAAGCGTGAGAGTCATCGACAAAAACCAGGGCGCCGTATCTCTCGGCAAGCTCAACAATCTGGTCCAGTTTTGCCAGGTCGCCATCCATCGAAAAAGCGCCGTCGGTAATAATCATTTTAATACGGGCGCCTGA contains the following coding sequences:
- the kbl gene encoding glycine C-acetyltransferase, producing MAFPDAIRELYRAELGNIRESGIFKEERIICAPQNSEIEVEFPAGAERKRVINMCANNYLGLSSHPEVVEAARKGLDFRGYGMSSVRFICGTQDIHKELEQKLTRFLGTEDTILFPSCMDANAGVFEALLTEQDVMIADRLVHASIVDGMRLCKAQTDTYKHSDMGHLEEKLQLHSGARIKMIITDGAFSMDGDLAKLDQIVELAERYGALVFVDDSHASGFIGKTGRGTHEHCHVMGRIDIITTTLGKALGGASGGCVSGRRELVELCRQKARPYLFSNTIPPVVVSGANAVIDLISKTTERRDKLERNTTFWRKGLTDAGLIIKEGETPIVPVMLFNAKLSQDFARELYAEGIYAVGFFFPVVPKGQARIRTQLSAAHEMHHLEKALAAFIKVGRKFDILHKTKQEIIDRFGM